From the genome of Scleropages formosus chromosome 22, fSclFor1.1, whole genome shotgun sequence:
GGCGAGGCTAGAGAAGGGTCGGGAGCAGGAATTCGTGAGAGCCGGAGTTTAGGGGACTGTTAGCAAGAGGTCAAGGAGCCAGGGAAGATGTATTCAGGGGCCAGGGAGAAGTAAAGCCGGGGAAGCTCACAAGCGATAGCGTGGAGCGTGAGCATGGAGTTGCAGTTGCTCAGACAAGGTTCCATGGTCTGGAGTGTCCGGGCAGCATCTTTATACCCGACCTCCAAGATTAGTTGAAGGTGCTGTAGTTGGGCACCCAGCTGGGGGTGTGACAATACCTAATGTTCAATTAAAAATGGTTGGTACATGGGAACATGACATCAATTTTTGTTGTCATGAAatcaaattataaaaatgctgacagcaagcaaaaaacttttttattgtCTGTGATACTTCTCTGCCTTTGCTCAGTTTATCATCACTGAACTAATCTTctatgtcctccctgtgtcctTAAACATTGAACTTATTTATAAGgatttactgaaaatggataGCTCATTAGATACCTAGATCTAGCAGTCTTCCTCAGGTTTCAGatttaaactttttgttttttctcccagATGACAAAAATGAATCTGACAACAAAGCAAAATCAGCAAAATCCAAAACCAAGGAGCCTGCTGCATTATTCCAAATAAACGGTGAGAAGCCTGAGAGCAAGACCACAAAGAAAGGTGAGACACCTGCCCACGTATTACATTTaccatccattcatccagtttcaataaacatttttcctgagcagagtcacagtgatccagagcctatctcagaagcactGGGCATAAGACTGAGGAGGGTAatatcctggacaggatgtcagtccatggCAGGGTAGCCATGTATTCACTTCCACCAATTgtacactacaggcaatttagcatcatcaATCCATCTGAACAGCGGTTGTTTacattgtgggaagaaacacagacacagggatcAAAAGCAACTCCACATACACTCAGTAGGGAATCAAACCCGCATCCTCTTGCCCCATTCAAtggctctgagacagcagccctacttgctgcaccaccgcagcaaACTGCAGCTGCCATTCATTAAAAATAGCATACAGTCCCGCAAAGAAGTTTCTTCCCCATcctattttctgcatttttttttttaagtttgctgACACCTTCAGCCAAAATCTTCTTGGTAAAGGAAGTCCCAGATAATCAAGTGACACAAAAATtgaacactatatatatattcaaaaataaCAGCAACTTTTTGTTTCAGCTGTTGAGATGTTGACTTCTTTGAATGTTTGCTATCATTATCATATCTAATGAACAGCTTCTGCCAGGACAGCTATGTTCAATAAATTTTCCACTGTGCCAAACTTTCTTCCCTTCGTTAAAGGCTGTGATCatcatttatttgaaatttgaGGTGTTATAAACGACAATGAAATTTTTTCCAGGCTGATAGGCTTTAACATCTTTTCTCTGGAGGAACTTCTTTTGAGTGTCCAATGATATGGCCTAAGAAACTTTGTTTCTTGACTTGACATTAGGTATTTTAAggatgggggtgcagtggtgcagcgggtttagctggggcctgctctctagtgggtgtgggtttcaaaccctgcctggggtgccttgcagtagactggtgtcctgatcagggtgtgtctccagccctgctccctgtgttgctgtgttaggttccagcttgctgcaaccctgcttgggaggagcagttgtagacattgtttgTCTGTGAAAATGACTCATTCTAAAGGCAATTAAACAAATGCAGTATAAGAACACATTGAAATACAATTGAAAATTTTGTCAGTAATACACAAGAGATTTTCAGAcagtaaaaacattaacaaCAATGAGGTGTATTTTTTCAGTACCTGGTGGAATGCAAGAAGACTGGTATCATACCTGATATTGAATGGAACCTCAGTTCACAGCTTTGGAGCTAGAATAGCGAAtgagtaaaacatttttctgtgtttagcGAGACAGGGCACAGAAAGAATGCAGGAAGGCAAACTCAGAACTGGGCAAATACTGTGTCTATGTGCTTAAATTGCTTTGTAGATTTGCATCAACTAACTTGGATCTGTTTTTGCCCTGTACTTAACCAAGCAATTCAAGTTAAATACCTTCACGCAAATACCTTGCCTTTTGGTTTACTCACCCAGTTCCTCTCCAATCACACTTCAGGCACTTGGTTTTTTAGTATTACTGTATGGTGCATGAAGTTTCCAGCGCCTGTCAAATCTGCAGTTGCCCTTGCTACTGATATTTTGTTAGTTAATATGATAATGatctatatatatttgtatatttattaaaagCTTCTGGCTCACTCACAGTTGTCCCATTCTACCCCCACATCCACCACCGGTTGTAGCACTGCAGTCGGAAAGCGAGGAAAGTGAACCTGAGTCCAAACCCagcaagatgaagaagaaggtcagcagcagcacagcctcCCTTTTTCAGGCAGGATCAGACAAAGACAAGAGCAAGGACAAGGagaaggacaaggagaaggacaaggagaagaaaaagaaaaaaggtgagTAGCTGTTTTAGGATCAACATATGGCCCACCTAAAAGAGCAAAACCCTCCCCAGTGGTTTTTTTACAATGGCTTTCACCATGCAGTGTCAAGGAAGGGCGAAGAGAgcgaagaagaagaggaggacaagattaaaaagaagaagggaaaaggcaaaaaggggaaaaaggtaaaaatggcAAATGGGGTAGGCTGGATATCTCATGGCTTGTAAGCTTAATTAGAATCAAAGTTTAGCTCATGCTCATTGAATGACccacactttgtttttatttggaatAATGTTAAGGAAAGAGTTCATTCCTGTAATGTGAACATTGTGCACTAGTAAAAGGAACTAGATAACCAAAGAAttacaaaggaagaaaaagataCATAGGAAAAGTGAACAAATGGGAGCTTTAATATAgacaatatgtacagtacatgccaGGAGTCAGGGACCCATACCTCTATATTTATGAACTTTATGTGCAATGTACCTATAATATCTGGTATAAGGAAATTACAAGAAAAGTATACTTTTATAATACTGTCTTCAGCTTTGTAATAGACCAATAGAAGTGTTGCATATCCATCCTCAGTAGTCTAGAATCAATCCTGGAAAGCAAAGGGTGTTGGGttaggtacaccctggacaggacaccaggtcACTGCAGAGAAATGACACAGTCAGTCATTCAATCAAACATTAAAGACAATTTCAGTAAATGAGTTCAccttagggggcgcggtggcgcagtgggttggaccgggtcgtgctctccagcgggtctggggtttgagtcccgcttggggtgccttgcgacggactggcgtcccgtcctgggtgtgtcccctccccctccggccttacgccccgtgttgccgggtaggctccggttccccgcgaccccgtctgggacaagcggttatgaaaatgtgtgtgtgtgtgtgagttcaccTTACACAAGTCTCGGCGCTCTGGGAAGTAACCAGATCTGAAGAAAATCTACACAAAGAAGGACATGCAAAGTTAACATTAACTGAGCTGAATTAAAACACAGAATATGAGAACTGTGAGGCGCCAGCACTACTTGCTATACTACAATGCTTAACTATCCCATTTAAAACTTTCTCAACATGAAGGACTGTTAAGGAGGAACCATCAGATCCTACTTGAACAAATTGATCAAACTGGTCTCACTACTGCCATGCAAGCAACTTTACAAAAAGAAACTTTGCTGAGCAAAACCTTCCAAGACTTGACCAGCCCAACAGCTCTACAACTTAACGTTGAAGGACTGACACCCGCCAAATGTGATCGCAATGAACAACTTATTAAGAAGGCTAGCTGGCCTCTCATGGGGAGCAAACTTCAAAGTCCTACAAACAACATCAATAGCACTCATATACTCTGCAGCAGAATACTGTGCACCAGTATGGGCTAGAAGAGCCCACATTAACAAAGTAGACTGCGCATTGAACACCACAATGAGAATTGTATCTGGCTGCATCCCCTCCACACCAACGAATTACTGACCTGTTGTAAGCGGCATACTTCCACCTGAAATCAGGAGAAATGCACAGTGCATAGCACTGGCAAAACACTCCTTAAATGATAAAAGCTTATTGCTTTACAGTCACCTAACCACTATTACCTCTAGCCAACAAAAGCAACTCTGCCTGAAATCTCGAAGGCCTTTCCATCAGTGCGTGGTGTAGCTGCTCGACAACAGCAGTGGCATGTCACCGAAGGCCTGGGCGGAAGCTGAGTAGTAGAAGCAATGGACAAAGGACAGTGGCTcatggctacacagatttatcccagtgcCGTCCTCTAAACCACCTGGAAGCCAGCTACACCGACACTGCTGGGAGCGTCTAAACCGACTACGCACCGGGCACAGCCGATTCAGggcacacatgtacaaaatgggactagTAGACAGCCCTGGGTGCCCATGTGGAGAGCAGCAagaaactgcagaacatctgctgaCTCACTGCCCCACGTACACACCCACGCCAGTGGATCTGACGAACATCGATGACACAGACGTTAAACTctggctacatgaagccaattttacagcttaaagcttgtcctatgttgctgaagatgtttctgatcatacgataaataaatagatCCTACTTCTTTTCTGGATCGGCTTGAAATGGTCTTTGTGTTACTTAAAGGTTATGTTTTGTCAGACGGTTTACATGGCTCTATGTCTTTCCTTCAGTCTCTCTCatctggtgttccacagggctcagtgaTGGGTCCCTTACTCTTCTGCACCACTTCTATATTGCTGCTGTTGGCTCTGTCATTGTTCCTGCTGGATTTTcttatgatgatgatggtgatgtgTCTGTTTGCTCGGCTGCTTGTCTCTCTGATGTCTCTGCTTGGATTACTGGCCACCAATAATTCAGACTGTCAAATactgagatccttcacctcccagcaggTCGATGCACATGTCAGGAACTCTCTGTGAAACTGGACAATTTGCTCGTTTCATTAACTTCATCGATCAACACTCTACACACTCAGTCCAGACTATGGTTATATCTCACCAGGACCATTGCAACTCCCATGAAGCCTCTCCAGCCAaagcatgagttgtgtttgacttgccaaagtatTTCCCATGTATCACCCCTACACAGCTCTCACTGCCGGTTTTTGGTAGTGCTTCGCATAAAATTCATGattctggttacagcctacaagactGTCAAAGGCTCAGCACCTTGATACCTAACTTTCAGTCCCTACACCCCAGGAATATCAGCATGCTCCTCAAAGTCAAGCTGCTTTGTGATCTCTttgaggtccaaaatcaaaagcccataGGTTCTCAGGTGTAGCTCAAGTGTGGTGGAATAAGCTCCCCTCTCCCCCGAAACAGCCAAATCCCTTTCTGCAATCAAGAAGAGTCTTAAAAACATCTCTTTTGGgtccatttctctcctgatctcagctctataaatttgTGTCACACCATATGTTGCAATCACCTCTGTATTTGAGTAAATAGAATGGTTCAGCAGGTGATGAAATAATGATCATAATGATTTCCTCCTTGCTAAAGGTAAAAATCAGAACAGCCATAAATGTTCAGTCTCAAAAATTGACTAAATGTCCAATATCCAGGAGGAGAGGGCCCCATCCCCTGTCATTGAGTTTGACAGCCTCGAAAAGTTTGTGATGCAGCCAGCAGAGCAGGGCATCACTGTCAAGTGCAGGGTGACTCGAGACAAGCGAGGTGTGGATCGCGGACTCTACCCCACCTACTACCTACACCTGGACAATGAGAAGAAGGTGAGATAGTGAGGCATATTGTAAtggcaaattaataaaaaaaaaaaaaaaaaagatattcacacattgccaaaacacacacacccacacatacatcGTCTGAATAGTTTCCACAAAATGTAGGACTGCAGTGGTTCACCTGATTCATGCAATGTTACATTAGAGGGTTATGAACTTCATCAGTGGGGGGGTGTTCTCCTTACCTCAAAGAGTAGGGTCTACCCACAGGATAGATGAGCCAAAGACCTTGGTTCTATTTGTCTGTTTACCAAGATCCAGTGCTCACAGCTTCTGCTTATTGTCGCTGGTGTTTCTATGCTAATGGATTTTGGCTTTCCCCCAGGTCTTCCTGCTAGCTGGACGGAAGCGCAAAAAGAGCACCACATCCAACTACTTAATTTCCATTGATCCCACAGATTTGTCACGAGGAGGAGAGAATTATGTTGGAAAGCTCAGGTGAGACATATAATTGGCTCCTCAGACTCAGTATTTCACATTCAGTGTTATAGTTGGATTGATGAACatacacttcacacacacacacacacactttcagaaccgcttgtcccatacggggtcacgggggaaccggagcctacccagtaacacagggcgtaaggccggagagggaggggacacacccaggacgggacgccagtccgtcgcaaggcaccccaagcgggacccgaaccccagacccaccggagagcaggactgtggttcaacccactgtgccaccgcaccccccctaacATACGCTTCATTATGACTGAATTTAATTTCCTTATTTCATGAAAAGCTTGATGTAAAAAAACTATAAtttggacaattttttttttcattaaagcaaTGCATGGCATAGCTGTGTTATTCAAAAGACTATTAAGTCCCTCATACTTTTCATATGTATCAGATTTACTGCTTCTGTGAGtcttttcatttacacttactTTGGGTTTGCAGGTCCAACCTCATGGGGACCAAGTTCACAGTGTTTGACAATGCGCTGCACCCTGACCGTGCCCTCCCAGACTTGTCCAATGCCCGACAGGAGCTGGCTGCCATCATTTATGTAAGGAGCTCCACTAGTGGGCGCTACTCAGATACTTAACATCCATcaaaaatgaggggaaaaaaaagattaaacaaaaatatttttgaggtGTTTTACTTACAGGGTGCAATGtaaaaaattctgaaacattttaactgttttatgaTGTAATTTAAATGCTTGACTGTTATAACATGAAAGAACATAAATtagggttttttcttttctttttagtgCTGTGTTATACTGGTCAGCAAACATGTTTTAATAATACAGTTTTAATAATACAGTTTTAATGCCTTAGCACATGTCTGAtcatgcattgtttttattctgtCTTTCTAGGAAACCAATGTCCTCGGAATGAAAGGGCCAAGGAGAATGACTGTAATAATTCCAGGCATGAACAAAGACTGTGAACGTGTTCCTATCCAGCCACGAAATGTATGTGAGACATTTAAAGTTAGGAGCTCTCTAAAACTCTCTATGCTGTGGGTGGTCAGAAGCAATGTGGAGGTAGACCGCTCTTTGACAAGTGTTAGCACTTTTTATTACAGCCTTTAGAGGAAGGAGGCTATAAGACACAAATGCTAATAGCTTAACAGTTTTACCTCTGTATACTGCTGTTATTACTGAAACTGcagtcataaataaaaatgaagtctGTTAAAATGATCATTGTTGTTATAATTACCATGATTTAAAGTTCTTGCTCATTTTTGTGGAGCTATATGTATATTGACAATTTAATTTACAGAAGAAGAATTCCAGTCATAATATTATTATGACTATAATGCCAATATATcaagcattaaataaaattgttttatgtttttcattgttctcttgtatttctctctctctgccttttCTATCCTCCTTTGTGCATTTTGACAGGATAACGATGGGTTGTTGATCCGCTATCAAAACAGGAAAATGGAGAACTTGATTGAACTCCACAACAAGACACCTGTATGGAACGAGGAGACGGCTTCTCATGTGCTCAACTTTGCCGGCCGTGTCACACAAGCATCCATAAAGAATTTTCAGATTGTCCACAGCAAAGATGGTAATCATAATGGTGTAAAGTACTAACATTTCCACAATGCTTTAACAATGATCATTCCACAACAAGGGCAATGTGCACAGAACCTCAAGGTGCCGATAAATTCTCCAAAGCCATACCAGGCAGTGGCAAAACGATAAGCAGTGCAGATCATTGTGATCAcgattcatatttttatttggttGTGTTTCAGTTATGCCATGTATAACTAATGATCTGTTACTTCCTCTCTCTGTGCCAGTGGACTACATCATAATGCAGTTTGGACGAGTGGCGGATGACGTCTTCACGTTGGACTACAGCTACCCACTGTGTGCAGTGCAAGCCTTCGCCATTGCCCTGTCCAGCTTTGATGGCAAGATTGCCTGCGAGTAGAGATGCCCTGGCATGATGGTGACCTGGAGGACCCCCCAGTCAGCACTCAATGCCATACTGATGCAGTCAAACCCCTCACTGGAACAAGCAATACCAGGGTGTCCTGAGACTGCACTCTTCAGATTGACCGGTCCATGGTTATCTTGTCTAAACTCTGTTTCTGATGGAGGCAGTGAAAGCATCTCCTTGGTGGATTCTGCCATACATCACCACAATGTGATCAGCAGAAAGGGAAACTGGCGAAAAAGCTAAATTTCCTGTGGGTGGTGCTGGAGGATACATACTAACAATATATAGTCTTGCTCTCTCAATAGGTCTTTAAAAAAGGGCCTAAAACCCCAAGCACAATGGATATTTTTTCTGGATTGCTCAGTTTCCTCTATAGCACCAAAGGGTACGTGGTAATAATTTATAAGTAAACATTAATCATCTAACTCCTAAGTTCTGTTTGAAGGGGTCTTAAAAACCAGTGATATTGATTTTAAAGTACTTTCTGCAAGGAAAATCAATCAGCTCAAGCTAAATATTAGCTAGACATTCACTTTGTGataattttgttcttttaaaggTACAGTAAGTAGGAGACAGCTTCACATGTTAAGAATATTGCTTTTGTTTCAGTTGACCAAACTGTTACCATTCTGAATACTGTTAATATTGTCAAATTATTATTGGACGTTGTCTGAATAAGAACTGGtgcatgttttaatttatatacCTTTTATGCATGTTTTAGAAGGCACTGTTATACCATAGATGGTCATTACTGgtgctttgcctttttttattttgacaaaatGGCATTGAAatgcatgcagttttttgtAGCATTTATAAGATCAGTAAAGCTGCAGCATTCAGAAATGGAAGAATTCTcctgctgaaatgtgtttgcatgtgtcgTGTTACACCATGCCTTTTGCTATACCATACCCTACCTTCAATCCTCCTTAACCTCCTGATGATCCTGACCTGTGTTTTCATTAACACAAGGTTTAgtttacatacaaaaaaaaaacaaagtcctTTGGCATTCTCTTGATGAATATGATATTGATGAATATGACATTGGTTGTCAATtgtttggggggtgtggtggtgcggtggtgcagcgggcttggctgggtcctgatctctggtgggtctggggtttgagtcctgcttggggtgccttgtgatggactggtctcctgtcctacgtgtgtcccctcccccctccagccttgtgccctgtgttgccgggttgggctccggttcacctcggaaccagcggtttcagccagtgtgtggtCAATTATTCAACTAGAAAGTAAGACATATATCAACAAGTCTTTCATCATAatccttgtgttacaaacaagGGCAAGTTTTTCAAAAGGTGATGTGAGAGCTGTTTGTCTGAAATGCTTCCAATGAGTTGTTGGTGGTCCACCCTCAAACTGGATTGACATCTAGCAGGTGTCTTATTTGGAATAACACTCATATTAGATTACTGTAATTGGGCTGATCTCTACATTTActtatctgactcttttctcaaaagcagcttacaatgttaagctgcttacaattatttaccaatgtatacagttgagtaattttactagagcaatttagggaaggtaccttactcaaggtagagggggattcaaacctgtgacctttgggtctaagggctgtagcactaaccactaagCTAGTAGGTACCCACCCCATGTTGTTTTATGGGAACCCTGCCTGTCAAGACGTTTCCTGTGGAAATTTCTGTTAAACAGGATTCTAAACCAAAGCAAGATTTGAAAGTATAGATTATCTTATGTTACctaactgatttctttttttttaacttcctcTGTTGGTGAGAAAGATAGCAATGCAGACAGTTGCTCAGCTTTGGTAACTGCCCCAAGGTGGTGTGTAAAAGCACAAGGAAAGAGAAGTGTCAATGCAAACACCATAGAAACCGGCAGGCAGTTGTGTTACAGCTCTGCTGTCACACATaatgggaggagggagggaagtGAGAGATGGTGGAAAAACCTGTCCTGCTCTTCAGCTAGAGGCAACAGGCCGCCAGCATCAATCACCGCTCAATGAACCTGCTTGGGTAGCtgttcacacacgcacacgctgcTTGGTATGGCCTCGTGTTTGCGCTCTTTTGTGAGCATATTTGTGGCTGTATATCTATGTGATAATGTATGAGACAGTGCTGCATCTGTGTGTTCGTGTTTGGATCTTGATTAACTGCAGTTAAGGATACCATCCAACTTCAAGGTTGCTGAAAATCAGTGGATCGGTTGTAATACTCTAGATCAAGGTACCTGCAATAGATTTGTAGATTAACACATGCAAAATGGGTATAATTTTCACACAAATTCATATAACTGTATGGGTGTATATGTGTATTCTTGCCCCATACAGTCAACATGCCTTCTCCTTCTCCGGTAATTCTAGGTATTGTGATTAGAACTGATTTTTCAGGCAACATCAGtaattgtgttcattttaacGGAATTTGGTTTCTGGCTCAGGGACACCTACATTCGTTTCCATTGAAACCAGTGCAAATTACATCTTTGAAATAAGAGAATTTGAGTTATGAAGGAATGCACAGCCTTTGTAGGAGAATACCTTATATCCTTTCACTTGTATGTGTTTAATACAATATTGTCACAACTGAGAACTTAAGACCAAGGAGAGTGAACCCAGAGGCTGGATTGTTCATTGGAGGTTCAAAAGGGCGAAGCAGTTCTCGTGGTCGAGGGCAGGCAAAGGTCCAAACTCGAGGGGCAAACGTTGTACCAGGGTGATCCAAAGATGTGGTCAAAGGGACGAGGTGAAGATCGTGGCTGTGGGAGACAGGATTTGAGGATGTGGAGATGGACAGGGGATCGAAGAAGGGAGACGCAGGTTAAGAAAAGCAAGGTAAAGGCTCAGAAGTACAGGGGGATGGTAGTCTctatgagattccacaaccaggCAGCggtggagtggtgctctttatacccTGTTGCGTTGATTACGGCCAGGTGCTTGTGGCTGGGGAGTGGGAGTtactaatatttatttcattatactgtCTCAAAACAACATAGCCTACATTAGACATCACAAGGCATATTCATTTAAGATGCAGGTACTTTCTGCTGCTTCCCAGAAGCACCTTACTAGACATCCAGTAATCTGTCTGAAGCTCTAGCAGTTTCTTTCTCTTCTATGAATGTTGTTTTGGATCTCTGCCCTAAGTGCCTTGGCCTGGAAAACTTTATCTGACAGTATGAGGAAAGTAAGGGGACACTCCCTGGATATTTTCATCAGCCAAACTttgacacagatacacacacacacacacacacacacactgatcagTGCTCTGTAAATAACTGACATATTCGTATGGGATTAAACTCTGTCTTCATATGTAGTCTAATAactaaaagtacacacacacacacatcccatacggggtcacgggggaaccggagcctacccggcaacacagggcataaggccggagggggacacacccaggacaggacgccagtctgtcgcaaggcaccccaagcgggactcgaaccccagacccaccagagagcaggactgtggttcaacccactgcgccactgcgccaccgtgcccccttaaCTAACTAAAAGTAATGACTAACAAATAACTTGCAAAACTAGTTAACATGCTAGGGATTATGGTAGCATGGAGCagcatttcaagttcaagttcaagtttattg
Proteins encoded in this window:
- the LOC108918397 gene encoding LOW QUALITY PROTEIN: tubby-related protein 1-like (The sequence of the model RefSeq protein was modified relative to this genomic sequence to represent the inferred CDS: substituted 2 bases at 2 genomic stop codons), whose product is MLGDVVNHGVIVYLNDILIYSRTKEQHIQQSTQKIKLQADRCRHPLSFLPVQRVWLSTLAPQLRVNPTFHVSLLKLHPYTSGLLMLLHPRQCRLMEHQLMQIIYQKPKKKKQESGPVQSNDTDAKTKKSKNKKSEELSGGEESPPTQNGKKVKKKKPDREKEEPEEKTEQKKKTKSALKKKKSLDSEDDDDNNEDEDEASQKKAKKKISKENTPVSVKEKKLKTAKDDKNESDNKAKSAKSKTKEPAALFQINGEKPESKTTKKGETPAHSESEESEPESKPSKMKKKVSSSTASLFQAGSDKDKSKDKEKDKEKDKEKKKKKGEXLFXDQHMAHLKEQNPPQWFFYNGFHHAVSRKGEESEEEEEDKIKKKKGKGKKGKKEERAPSPVIEFDSLEKFVMQPAEQGITVKCRVTRDKRGVDRGLYPTYYLHLDNEKKVFLLAGRKRKKSTTSNYLISIDPTDLSRGGENYVGKLRSNLMGTKFTVFDNALHPDRALPDLSNARQELAAIIYETNVLGMKGPRRMTVIIPGMNKDCERVPIQPRNDNDGLLIRYQNRKMENLIELHNKTPVWNEETASHVLNFAGRVTQASIKNFQIVHSKDVDYIIMQFGRVADDVFTLDYSYPLCAVQAFAIALSSFDGKIACE